The Leisingera daeponensis DSM 23529 genome includes the window CGACGCACCCATAGTCTGGGTCGTGGAGCCGTCATCGCTTCGAGCGATCAGCGAGATCGGGATCGAGGGCGAAGGCCACCAGATTGTCGTCCTGCCATAATGCGCGGCTCACAATCTGCATGATTTCCAAGCCCATAACCGAAAAACGGATTCAGCATGAAACACTCTGCCCATTCTCATCACCCTCCCGAAACCACCGGCATGTTTACCTGCCCCATGCACCCCGAGGTGCGGCAATCTGAGCCCGGCAACTGTTCGAAGTGCGGTATGACGCTTGTTTCCGAGAACGGGATGGCAACCGCGCCTCATGCTCAGTGTCACAGTCATCAGCATGCTGATGCTGGCCCGGCTGAGACTGGCGGTCAATATGACCGCGTTCCTGTTGGGTGGACTGGCAGCGTTTACACTTGCCCGATGCACCCGCAGGTTCGGCAGACCGATCCCGGTTCTTGCCCGCTATGCGGCATGGGGCTGGAGCTGGACAACGCGGCGCTGGCTGATGACGGTCCCAACCCGGAACTCGTGGATTTCACCCGCCGCTTTTGGGTGGGTGCGGTGCTGACGCTGCCATTGCTGGTCTTAACTATGGCACCCTATTTGGGCTTCCCGGGCGTGCGTGAGCTGTTCGGCGAACGCATGACACTGTGGATCGAGCTAGCGCTGGGAACTCCGGTCGTCTGGTGGTGCGGCTGGCCGTTTATGCTGCGAGGTTGGACCTCTTTCCGCACCCGGCACCTGAATATGTTCTCACTGATCTCGATGGGGGTGCTGGCGGCGTGGCTGTTCAGCGTCGTTGCGGTGCTGTGGCCGCAAGTCTTTCCCGATGGGTTCCGCGATGTTGAGGGCAATGTCGGTGTCTATTTCGAGGCGGCGGCGGTCATTGTCACCCTCGTCTTGTTAGGTCAGGTGATGGAGTTGCGCGCCCGCGAAGGTACGGGCAAGGCGATCCGGGCGCTATTGGATATGGCAGCCAAGAGCGCGCGGGTGATCCGCGCCGACGGAAGCGAAGAAGAAATTCCGCTCGAGGCGGTCCAGGTCGGCGACCGCCTGCGCGTGCGGCCCGGTGACAAGGTGCCGGTCGATGGTACCGTCATCGACGGGCGGTCGTCGGTGGATGAAAGCATGATTTCGGGTGAGCCGGTTCCGGTCGAGAAAACCGAAGGCGATGCGCTGACAGGGGCCACGATCAACGGCACCGGCAGCCTGGTGATGGAGGCGACGCGGGTTGGCGCCGACACCATGCTGGCGCAGATTGTCGAAATGGTGGCGAATGCCCAGCGGTCGCGCGCGCCTATCCAGAAATATGCCGACAAGGTCGCGGGATTCTTCGTGCCTGTGGTGATCGTGATTGCCTTCTTGTCGTTTATCGCTTGGGCGATCTGGGGGCCAGCGCCTGCCCTTTCTTATGCTCTCATCTCTGCTGTGGCGGTCCTCATCATCGCCTGCCCCTGCGCATTGGGTCTGGCAACCCCAATGTCGATCATGACGGCCACCGGGCGCGGTGCCCAGGCGGGCGTTCTGATCAAGAACGCCGAGGCGCTGGAGCTGTTCGAGAAGGTAGACACGCTGATCGTGGACAAGACTGGAACGCTGACCGAAGGCAAACCAAAGCTGGTCGCGGTCCTGCCCGAACCGGGGCATGACGAGGCAGAGGTTCTGCGACTGGCCGCTTCGCTGGAACGCGGATCGGAACACCCGCTTGCCGAAGCCATCGTGCGCGGGGCTGAGGAGCGCGGTGTGGATATGGCCAATGCCAGCGATTTCGAAGCCGTGACCGGCAAGGGTGTGACGGGCGTGGTCGACGGCCGCGCCGTGGCGTTGGGCAATCTCGCGCTGATCACCGATATGGGGCTTGAGGCGCGAGCGCTGACCGGCAAGGCCAATGCGCGGCGTGACGAAGGTGAAACGGTCATGTTCGTCGTTCTGGAAGGCGAGATTGCGGGGCTGGTTAGCGTGGCCGACCCGGTGAAGGAAACGACGCCCGCCGCGCTCAAAGCACTGCACGATCTGGGCTTTCGGATCATTATGGCTACTGGCGACAACGAGCGCACCGCCAAGGCCATTGGCGCGCGGCTGGGGATTGACGAGATCCGCGCCGATGTGCTGCCCGAGGACAAGGCGCGGATCATCCGCGAGTTGCAGGAGGAAGGTCGCAAGGTCGCCATGGCGGGCGACGGGGTCAACGATGCACCGGCACTGGCGCAGGCCGATGTCGGCATCGCCATGGGAACAGGCGCGGATGTCGCCATCGAAAGCGCGGGCTTTACCCTGATCAAGGGCAATCTCGACGGGATCGTGCGTGCCCGCCGTCTGTCGTGCGCAACGATGCGCAACATTCGTCAGAACCTGTTCTTTGCGCTGATCTACATCGCCTCGGGCGTGCCAGTGGCCGCAGGTGTGCTGTATCCCTTCCTTGGCATCCTGATCAGTCCGATGTTCGCCGCCTTCGCGATGAGCGCCTCGTCCATCTCCGTGGTGTTGAACGCGCTGCGCCTGCGGGGCACGAAGATTTGATGCACGGCGCGCAAATCGCTACGGTTCGGGTTCTGGGCGGCACAGGTGTTGTCGGCCAGTATCTCGTCCGCGTGTTGCGCGCGCCGGAAGCTGACCAGGTTGCAACGGTGTCGCGACACCCCCTGCTGGACGGCACGGCGCATCTGTTGCGCAATCTTGCAGACCCGCAGTCAGACATTCCCTGCGCACGCGGCGATATCGTGGTCAACCTGTCCGGGAAAACCCCGGCCGCAGTCGCCGGGACGGTGATCCGGCGGGGCGCCGGATTTATCGAAAGGTCTGCCAGCCCCAACTATATGATGGCGATGCGAGACATGGCCCGGTCAGCAAAGGGCCCCGCCTTTCTGGCCGAAGAGTTAGGACCTGCTTGCGACACGGTTCAGAGCTTCTTGCCGGTCAGACCTGGGCGGGTGGCCCAATTGTTCAAGATATTGCTTGGCACGGGAGCGGGAAAGTCCTTGTCAAAGCGGGCCGATCCGGACTCTGCCCGATGTGCTGACTCTCGAACAGGCATTTGAGGCGGTTGGTGCGACTCACCACGATGCTTCGATCCGCCACGCGCCGCCGGCATTGTTGGCCCGGCACTGCTTCGGAAACAGGAAATATTTCTATGAAAATGCAGCAACATGAACCCGGAACAGTAACCGGCGGAGCCGGGAGTATCAGCCTGACCAACGCTGTCGCCATGGGCACCGGGGTGATGATCGGGGCCGGGATATTTGCTCTGACCGGGCAGATCGCAGGACTCGCTGGGCCTCTATTCCCACTGTCCTTTGTGCTGGGCGCGGTCGTGACGATGTTCAGCGCCTACAGCTATATTGTGATGTCGAACGCTTGGCCCTCGTCGGGAGGCATCGCGATGATCCTGACCAAGGCCTATGGCCCCGGTGCGGTAGCGGCGGCGGCCTCGGTGCTGATGGCGCTTTCGATGGTCATCAACGAAAGCCTGGTGGCGCGCACCTTTTCCACCTATGCGTTGCGCCCCTTCGGCATTCAGGACGGGCCGTTGGTGCCAGTGATTGCAGTGGCCCTGATCGTGATGGCCTATCTGGTCAACGTTTCTGGAAACCGGTCGGTGGGGCTGTGGTCGGTGGTGATGTCGGCAGTCAAGATCGGCGGTATCGCGCTGTTTGGCATCGCCGCTCTCTGGGCCGGCGGCATGGAAAGCTGGCCGGTCGAGGCCCGTTTTTCGGAAGACGGGCTCACAGGGTTTGCCGCATCGGTGGCGCTGTCGATCCTCGCATTCAAAGGGTTCACCACGATCACCAACAGTGGTGGCGAGATTACAAACCCTCGGCGCAATGTTGGGCGCACCATCCTCATCTCGATTGGGATTTGCACCATAGTTTATCTGTTGGTGGCACTAGCCGTCGGTTCAGCTCTGACGCCTGCGCAGATTCAGCAGGCCCGCGATTATGCTCTGGCCGAAGCAGCGCAGCCGGTGCTGGGCCGGGCCGGCTTCTATTTGACCGTGGTGCTCGCAATGGTGGCCACTGCATCGGGCCTCATCGCCAGCGTTTTTGCAGTATCTCGCATGCTGACAATGCTTACTGAGATGAAGATGATTCCGCACAGCCATTTTGGCCTGCCGGGCGGGATAAGGTCGCACATGCTAATTTATACGGTCGTGATCGCAGGCGTTCTGACCGTACTGTTTGATCTTGGTCGAATAGCCTCACTTGGCGCGTTCTTCTATCTCGTCATGGATATGGTGGTGCATTGGGGGGTATGGCGCAACCTTCGGCACCAGATTGGTGCCCGAAGCTGGGTGATCCTGTCGGCGCTGGCTCTCGACGCAGCCGTCCTTGCGGCCTTCACGCTGTTCAAGTGGCGTTCCGATCATCTGATCGTCATCGTCGCCCTTGTGACCGTATTGGTGGCCTTGCTGGCACAACGCCTTTATCTAGGGCGGTTTGTGTCCGCACACGCCGGCGAAGATCCTGCTGAACACCACCGGCACAGTTGATTCAGGGCCGTCGCGTCAGAATGCCAACGCGACCTTCTTACCTCTTGATGAGAAAACCTAGAGCAACCCCACGGCGGATACCGGTGTCCTCAAGTTGCTGGTAATAACGCAACAGCTCCTTAAGCGGCGACGGGAAATCCTTGTGCGCCGCCAGAACCGCGATCAATGCGCCTGAGGTAATCCGCTCTTCGATCACAAAATTGCCGCCGGGCGAACAACAAAGAAAGGGGGGGCAGCGCGGTCAGGAAACAACTGCTCGCTCAGGTCCTTGGCCAGGATCCGCATAGCACGCATACGTTCGTGCCTCAGCCTGTTCACAATCCGATGCAGATAGGGAAGCAGTGTATGCCTCCGGCGGAGGCCGGCTGACGAGATCTTGGCGCTGATGATAAGTCCGGCGGTATGGCCGGCCATAAGGTCAGACCCGATATCGAAGTCCCTCCTGCCGCGGATACGCAGCGTTCCCTGCTGACAATACGGCGGCGTCAATTTTGCGACGGCGAGCTGGGCGGCATGACGCCCCTGACGTCCAACTCGAGATCGTGCTGAGGAACGGGCGCCGGCTCCTTGCCCCCTCCACAGTGGCCCCCGCAATGATGGCCCGGCTTCTTCCGGTGCTGGAGCGCTTTCGAGGCGCGGAACTCCGCCGCAAACGTCTCTTGAAACGACCGGACTGCAAACTGGCAAACTCCGCGGGTCAACGTGACAACACCGTTTGCCGAGGAAGCGCCCCTTGCCGCCTCTCAAGATAGGCACGCCGGATCGGCGCAGCCGGCCCCTTCAATCTTCGGATGAGGAGGGGAGGGCGGCCCCTTCCTGCCGGAAGATCGCGATCGTTTTCGAGCGTGAGGTGGTGCCGATCTGTTTGAAGATGGCCGATACATGCGATTTGATCGTGCTTTCGGACAGGTCGAGCAGTCTTGCGATTTCCTTGTTGGCCAACCCCTTGCACATCAGCTCGAAGACATCGCGTTGCCGGGCTGTGAGGCTTTGCTCGGGCCGTTCGAAAGTGTCCAGAGGCGCCGGCACCTCTGCCAGCATCCCGCCTTGCAGATAGGAACGGGGCAGGAAAATCTCGCCTTCGAGGATCAGGGACACCGCATGGATCAAGACCTGCGGATCGGCCGATTTGGGGATGAACCCATCCGCTCCGGCTTCCAGCGCGGCCCTGATCAGGTCATGATCCGTATCGCCCGAGATCAGCGCCACCGCATTTGAGGGATCGAACCGCTTGAGGCGGACCAGCCCGTCGATTGCCTCGGAATCCGGCAGGTGGACATCCAGAAGGATCAGATCGACCGTGTTATCCGCGCCAAGAAAGGCCAGCGCGTCCGATACCGTCTCGGCCCCTTCGACCCGCATGCCCGAAAAGGCGCCCTCCAGCAGGTTCTTGGCGCCTGCCCGGATCAGGTGATGGTCATCCACGATCAACACAACGGTCATTGTCTGCCCTCTTCCCCTCCGCAGCAGGACTAGCAGCCCGGGCGCGCTGGTTCCATGGCTATCCGCGTATCATGACAGAGCTGTCCCGGCCTCCGATCTTGGATGCGGTGTAAATATGATAGTAGATACGCGAAAAATCCCGAAGCAGTTCGTTATGCAACGATGTGGTGCTGATCGAGGACAGGGTGCCATCGGCAAGCCGGGTGAAATGGGCCTGGCGGCTTTCATCCACCATCCGCTCCAGTTCCTTTCGGCCCTTTTGCAGAGTCTTGCGCACCTTGGCGTCCCCAAGCAGCGCGGCGGACAATGCCAGGCGGATACCCTGATGGATCAGCTCCAGCATCTCCAGCAGCTCGGCGGTTCCGGCATCCGAGAACCGGATCTGCTCTTGCGAGGTCGAGGCCGTCAGTTCGACCGCGTTCGTCACCAGCTCTGAAACATGTCCCAGATTGGTCGCGATCAGCAACAGGTTCATCGCCTTGGCGCTGTCACTTTCCGAGATTTCCTCGCGGGTGATATCGGTCAGATAGAACTTGAACTCTTCCAGCATCGCGGCAACCCGCGCGCGATTTTGCTGAGCGCCATGCACATCGACCTGATCTCGTGCGGCGATGCCGCCCGACAGCAGGGCCAGGGAATCCTCGATCCGCTCGTTCACCCGGTAAAGCTCGCGCGTGGCACTGGTCAGGGCCAGGGCGGGCGAAGTGATGAGTTCCTTGTCCAGATATTTCGTGACCGGTTCGACGGCGCCGGCGCCGGTATCGGGAAAGACGCGCGCCAGCAGTGCGGCGGCGGTCTGCACCCAGGGCAGGAAAAGCGTGGCCACCAGCAGGTTGAACGTCAGGTGGAAATTCACCAGCACCTGCGCGTCGCCGCCAAAGGACTGGAGCCGTTCACCCACCCAGGGCAGGAACGGCAGAACCAGCAGGCTGGCAAGCAGCTTGAATCCCGCGTTGCCAAGGGCGGCGTGCTGGCTTTGCGGGCCGGTGCTGAGCGTTGCGATGATCGGCGGGATGGTGCCGCCGATATTGGCCCCCAGGATCATGACCAAGCCGGTGCCGGCGGGCACGATGCCCGCGCTGGCCAGCGAGGCGGTCAGCAGCACCACCGCCAGGCTGGAATGCACCAGCCAGGTCAGCACCGCCATCAGGAACAGGGTCAGCAGAACCTCGCCCTCAAGCGCCGAAAGGACATAGGCCAGCCCGTCGGCCTCTCGCAACGGCTGCGAGGACATGCGGATCAGGCTCAGTGCCAGCAGAACCATGCCCAGCCCGACGATGGCGCGGCCGATCTGGCGGGTCGCGAAGCGCCCGCCCCGCCCGTGCAGGAAGAAGCCCATCAGAATGGCCGCGTAGGCCAGCCAGGACAGGTTGAACGACAGAATCTGGGCCGAGATCGACGTTCCCACATCCGCCCCCAGCATCACCGCAAGCGCCGCTGGCGTCTGCACCAGACCCTTGGAGGCGAAGGACGAGATGATCAGCGCTGTCGCGGTGCTGCTTTGCAGGAACACCGTGATCGCCAGCCCAACCCCGAACGAGGTGAGCCGGCCGCTGATCGCCAGCCCCAGATAGTGCCGCAGCGAGCCGCCAAAGGCACGGATGAACCCCGTGCGGACAAGGCGAATGCCCCAGAGCATCAACGCGACAGATCCGACGATCTGCACAAGTACGACCGTGCTGGTAATGGCCAGCCCTCCCTTTTGCTTGCAACTGCGTCAGTGCGACAGGATCTGGCTCAGGAATTTCTGGGTGCGATCCACCTGCGGATTGTCGAAGAACGCGTTTGGCGTGTTCTCTTCAACGATCTCGCCGCCATCCATGAAGATCACCCGGTCGGCCACTGAGCGGGCAAAGGCCATTTCATGCGTGACGCAGATCATGGTCATGCCGGTGCCGGCCAGCTCGATCATCACGTCCAGCACCTCCTTGATCATCTCGGGATCAAGCGCCGAGGTCGGCTCGTCGAACAGCATCACCGAAGGGTTCATGCACAGCGACCGCGCGATGGCGACGCGCTGTTGCTGACCGCCGGACAGCTGGCCGGGATATTTGTCCTTCTGCGCGCCGATGCCGACACGCTCCAGATAGCGGCAGGCGGTTTCCTCGGCCTCGTCACGCGGCATGTTGCGCGCCCAGACCGGAGCAAAGCACAGGTTGTCGAGGATCGTCATGTGCGGAAACAGGTTGAACTGCTGGAACACCATGCCGACCTCGCGGCGGATATGGGTGATGTTCTTCATGTTCTCGTTCAGCACGGTGCCGTTTACGGTGATCGTGCCTTCCTGGTGCTCTTCCAGGTGGTTGATGCAGCGGATCAGGGTCGATTTCCCCGACCCCGACGGGCCGCAGATGACGATGCGCTCGCCCTTGGATACGGTCAGGTCGACATCCTTGAGGACATGGAACTCGCCATACCATTTGTTGACCTTTTGCATCTCGATGACGGTTTCGCCGGATGCGATATGGCTTTCGATTTTGACAGTCATTGGTGTCTCCAGAGTTCGATTAGCGCTTGGAACCGGCAGGTCCGCGACGTTCGAGAGCGCGCCCGTAAAGGCTGAGGCTGTAGCAGATCAGCCAGTAGACAAAGGCGGCGAATACATAGGCCTCGGCCTGGAAACCCAGCCATTCCGGGTCGAGTGCCGCCCCGCGGACCATGCCCAGGAAATCCAGCAGGCCGACGATGATCACCAGCGAGGTATCCTTGAACAGCGCGATGCAGCGTCCGATCAGCGGGGGCAGGACATGGCGCAGTGCCTGCGGCACCACGACAAAGATGATCGTGCGGGCCGGCGACACACCCAGCGCAAGCGAGGCCTCGGTCTGCCCCTTGGGAATGGCCTGCAGCCCGCCGCGCACGACCTCGGCCATGTAGGCGGACGAGAACAGGATCATGCCGATCTGGATGCGCAGAAGGTTGTTGATCACCAGGTCCGGCGGCAGGAACAGCGGCATCATCACCGAGGCCATAAACAGGATGGTGATCAGCGGCACGCCCCGGACCAGCTCGATGAAGGCAACGCAGATCGCCTTGACCGCGGGCGATCCGTAATGCCGACCCAGCGCCAGCAGAACGCCCAGCGGAATCGACACGATCACACCGACCAGCGCCAGCAGCACCGACAGCATCAACCCGCCCCAAAGCGACTGGTCGACTTCCTGCATGCCAAAGGCGCCGCCGATCATGATCAGGGCAAAGACCGGCAGCAACGCCCAGGCCACGATCAGGGCGATCCCGCGGATCCGGTCGGCATAGGTGAACCCGGCCAGAACCAGCAGCGCAAGCGCGGCGATGGCGGGGCGCCAGGACAGGTCCTGCGGATAGACGCCGACCATCAGAACCTGGAACTTGGCCTGCAGGAAGGGCCAGCAGGCACCGGCGTTCTGGCGGCATGTCTCGTCGTCGCCGCCAAAGGTGGCGTTGATCAGCAGCCACTCGATCAGATTGGGGACAACGGCCAGCAGCACCGCCAGCAGGGACAGCGTGATCGCTGTGTCCTTCCAGCCGCCGAACAGATTGGCGCGCAGCCAGGCGATTGGTCCGAACTGGGACGCGGGTGCCGGGCGCGCGGCCATGGGCTGAAACAGGATGGTATCTTGGGGCATTGCGTTACCTTTCAACAAGCTGCACACGGGCGTTCAGCATGTTCATGCCCAGCGAGATGATGAGGTTGATGGTCAGATAGACCGCCATCCACATGGCGATGATTTCGATCGCCTGACCGTTCTGGCCGATGATCGTGCCTCCGACCGAAACCATGTCGGGATAGCCGATCGCCACGGCGAGCGAGCTGTTCTTGACCAGGCTGGCATAGTCGTTGGTGGTTGCCGGGATGGTCACCCGCAGCGCCTGCGGCAGCAGGACCATCCGCGTCACCACGCCGCTGGAAACACCCAGGGCATTGGCCGCTTCGATCTGGCCGGCATGAACCGACTGGATGCCGCTGCGCACGTTCTCGGCGACATAGGCCGCGGTGTAGAGAACCAGGCCGATCAGCAGCGAGGCGAATTCGGGTTTGATCGACAGACCGCCTTTGAAGTTGAAGCCCTGGTAGACCGGCAATTCGCTGGTCAGGGGCTGACCGCTGGCCAGAAAGGCGAGCCCGCTCAGGGCGAGGAAGATCGCCAGCGCACCGCGAAGCCCGGACACCGAACGGCCGGTGCGCACCTTGTAGGATTTGGCCCAACGCCAGAACATCACCGCCAGAACCAGCGCGACGGCAGAGGCCCCGAGAAACAGCCCGATCCCGTCTTCGGCAACCGGCCGCGGCAGGTAGAATCCGCGTTTGGACAGAAAGACACCGTCGCTCAGCGCAATGGCATCGCGCGGATGCGGCAACGCGGCCAGAACCACCGTGTAGATGAAGAACAGCGTCAGCAGCAGCGGCAGGTTGCGCAGGGTCTCGACATAGATGGCCGCGCCCCTGGCCAGCAGCCAGTTGCGCGACACACGCGCGACGCCGATAACGATCCCCAGCAGGGTCGAGAACACGATGGCCAGGACCGAGACGAAGAGCGTGTTCAGGATCCCGACCAGAAAGGCGTATCCGTAGCTGCGGGTCGGGGAATAGTCGATCAGGCTGTCGCCGATGGGCAGGCCTGCCTCGTGCCCGAGAAAGGCGAACCCGCTCTCGATCCCGCGGATGGCCAGATTTTCCTGCGTGTTGGAGAACAGGACATAAAGGATCGCGATTACAACGACCAATACCCCTCCCTGCGACAGGAGTGAGCCCGGGGACCAGGCTGCCGTTTTCTTGGATGAAGGCATATCAGGATTCACCAATCTGTTTCAGAGGACGGCCGACCCCAAGGGCCGACCGTGAGCGTTTCAGATCGAGGATCGGCGCGATCAGCGAACCGGCATCGCGTAGAGGATGCCGCCATCGCTCCACAGCGCGTTCACGCCGCGCTCCAGACCCAGCGTCGCCGTCAGGTTGCGCTCATAGATCTCGCCGTAATTGCCGATCGCGCTGATCGCGTCGGCCATCCACGTGTTGCTCAGCCCAAGGAGCCCGCCAGTATCACCCGACGCTCCAAGCAGACGCTGAACGTCCGGATTGGCCGAGCTTGCCGCCATATCCGCGACATTGGCCTGGGTGACGCCCAGTTCCTCGGCGGTGATCAGGCCGTAGACGACCCAGGTCACGACATCCTTCCACTGGTTGTCGCCATGGGCGACAAACGGGGCGAGAGGCTCTTTCGAGATGATCTCGGGCAGGATCTTGTGGTCGGACGGACTGGCAAAGCCAGCGCGAAAGGCCGCAAGCTGGCTGGCATCCGTGGTCAGGGCGTCACACCGGCCAGAGGCATAGGCCTCGACCGCCTCGCGTTTGCCCTCAAAGACCACCGGTTCGAGGGTCAGACCGTTGGCGCGGGCGAAATCGGCCATGTTGAGTTCGGTCGTGGTGCCGGTTGTCAGACAGACCGTCGCCGCGTCCAGTTCCTTGGCGCTGGTCACACCGGCGTCGGCGCGCACCATGAAGCCCTGACCGTCATAATAAACGACCGAAGTGAAATCGACGCCCTCGGCCGAGTCGCGCTTCATCGTCCAGGTGGTGGTGCGCGAGGTCATGTCGACCTGGCCGCTGGAAACGGCCAGCACCTTCTGCTTGGAGGCCAGAGGCACGAACCGCACGGCGTTTGCATCGCCCAGCGTTGCTGCCGCGACCGCGCGGCAGATATCCGCGTCCAGACCGGTCCAGACCCCTTCGGAGTTCGGATTCGAGAAGCCCGGCACGCCTTCGCTGACACCACAGGCCAGTTCGCCCGCGGCCCGGACATCCTCCAGCTTGCCCGCATGGGCGCTGGCCGCCATCGTGGCAACTGCTGTCGCCAGGATCGCAAGTGTTTCTTTATTCCCCATTCTATCCTCCCAGTTCTGCGTCACGCGCGGCCCTGTGGCCCTGTTGCGGGCACCGGCCGGCTTGGAGAGCGAGACTAGGTAGAGGCCCGCTGTGGGGATATTGGCCTGAGGGACGAGGCGGGCGGGTTTCGGGCCCTGACCGAGCGCCCAACTCGGCACAAAAGGACTAGTCCTTCCGAATGAAGGAGATTTTATCGCCTTGTTATCAACATCTTGCCAGACCCGCTCCGGCGCTCCGCCCCCCGCGTGATCTCGTCATTCAGGCGTATTGGTCATTCGCCGCGATGGGGTCATACCTGAGGCGTTCAGGGCAGGAGAGGAAGTGCACGATGACGAGATTTCTGGTGATACCGGGCCGAAACGGCGCAAGCGCGGCCAGTTCCGCCGGCTTTGTCAGCTATGTCGACGCCTCTGCCGGGGCGGCGCATGGGGCGATGGCCGCGTCTTCATCGGCCTACATGATCGATATGCTGCCGCCCCCTGGGGAACCAGCAGGCGAACGGGCCAGGCTGCGCGAGCTGGCCGCGCAACAGGGACTGGATATCTGTTTTCTGCGCGGCAATCCGTTCAAGTGCAAGTTGCTGGTGGCGGATATGGAAGCGACGATCATTCTCGACGAGATGCTTGATCTGCTGGCCGAGGACCGCGGCCAAGGCGCCGAGGTCGCCGCAATCACGGCCCGTGCCATGGCGGGCCAGTTCGACTTTGCCCAATCGCTTGCCGAACGCACCCGGCTGTTGGCGGGAACGCCGCTGGCCCAGCTCGAGGCGCTCTGCCAGCGCATCCGGCTGGCCCCCGGTGCCCGGGCGCTGGTGCAGACCATGCGCGCAGCAGGCGCCCGCACGGTTCTGGTGACCGGCGGCTACGGGATCTTTGCGCAAGAGGCCGCCCGGCTTTGCGGGTTCGATCATGTGGTGGCCAACAATCCGGTGATCGAGCGGGGCGTCATGACCGGCGCGCTCACGTTGCCGGTCTGTACCGCCGAGACCAAGCGCGAGGTGCTGCTGGCCGAATGCGCCGCCTTGGGTATCGGACCGGAAATGGCCTGTTGCATCGGCGATGGGGCAAATGACATCTTGATGCTGCGGGCCTGTGGCCTGCCGGTCAGCTACAGGGGAAAACCGGTCGTGCAGGACATCGTCGATCTCAACATTACTCAGGGCGACCTGACCGCAGCGCTGTTCGCGCAGGGCATTACCGCAGATGAGATCGAGGGCCGGTGATGCGGTTTCGCAGCGCGCTGACACTTGGTCTTTGGCTGGCGGGGGCGCTGGGCGCGCAGGCTGGCGAGGGCGATACCGGCGCCGCGATCCGGGATCGCGGCTATCTGCTGTGTGGTGTCGGCAGCGATGATCTGGGTTTTG containing:
- a CDS encoding amino acid ABC transporter permease, translated to MVVVIAILYVLFSNTQENLAIRGIESGFAFLGHEAGLPIGDSLIDYSPTRSYGYAFLVGILNTLFVSVLAIVFSTLLGIVIGVARVSRNWLLARGAAIYVETLRNLPLLLTLFFIYTVVLAALPHPRDAIALSDGVFLSKRGFYLPRPVAEDGIGLFLGASAVALVLAVMFWRWAKSYKVRTGRSVSGLRGALAIFLALSGLAFLASGQPLTSELPVYQGFNFKGGLSIKPEFASLLIGLVLYTAAYVAENVRSGIQSVHAGQIEAANALGVSSGVVTRMVLLPQALRVTIPATTNDYASLVKNSSLAVAIGYPDMVSVGGTIIGQNGQAIEIIAMWMAVYLTINLIISLGMNMLNARVQLVER
- the serB gene encoding phosphoserine phosphatase SerB is translated as MTRFLVIPGRNGASAASSAGFVSYVDASAGAAHGAMAASSSAYMIDMLPPPGEPAGERARLRELAAQQGLDICFLRGNPFKCKLLVADMEATIILDEMLDLLAEDRGQGAEVAAITARAMAGQFDFAQSLAERTRLLAGTPLAQLEALCQRIRLAPGARALVQTMRAAGARTVLVTGGYGIFAQEAARLCGFDHVVANNPVIERGVMTGALTLPVCTAETKREVLLAECAALGIGPEMACCIGDGANDILMLRACGLPVSYRGKPVVQDIVDLNITQGDLTAALFAQGITADEIEGR
- a CDS encoding amino acid ABC transporter substrate-binding protein; its protein translation is MGNKETLAILATAVATMAASAHAGKLEDVRAAGELACGVSEGVPGFSNPNSEGVWTGLDADICRAVAAATLGDANAVRFVPLASKQKVLAVSSGQVDMTSRTTTWTMKRDSAEGVDFTSVVYYDGQGFMVRADAGVTSAKELDAATVCLTTGTTTELNMADFARANGLTLEPVVFEGKREAVEAYASGRCDALTTDASQLAAFRAGFASPSDHKILPEIISKEPLAPFVAHGDNQWKDVVTWVVYGLITAEELGVTQANVADMAASSANPDVQRLLGASGDTGGLLGLSNTWMADAISAIGNYGEIYERNLTATLGLERGVNALWSDGGILYAMPVR